Genomic segment of Caldilineales bacterium:
TCGACGCCGCACTTGTCGCAGATCACGCCCCGATGCCGCACGCGCTTGTACTTGCCGCAGTAGCATTCCCAGTCCTTGGTCGGGCCAAAAATGCGTTCGCAGAAAAGACCATCGCGTTCGGGCCGAAGCGTGCGGTAGTTGATCGTTTCTGGCTTCAAGACCTCGCCATACGACCATTCCAGGATCTTATCGGGTGAAGCAAGACTGATACGAATGGCATCGAAATTGTTGACTTCCATCTCTATCTCCGTTACCTGACATTTTAGACCTTTAGGGTTTTGAAAACCCTAAAGGTCTCACTGTTCGGGTTTAGTCGCGGCCGGCCATGGGGCCGGGGGTGGTCAGGCTGAAGCCCAGGTTGGGCAGTTGTTCGCCGGCGTCGTCCTTGGTGAACTGAATGCTCTCCTCGTTCTCGTTGTACACTTCGACCGAGAGAGCCAGCGATTGCAGTTCTTTGACCAGGACGCGGAAGGATTCAGGCACACCGGGCGGAGCGATCTGCTCGCCTTTGACGATGGCTTCGTAGGTCTTGACACGACCAGCGGTGTCATCCGACTTGACGGTGAGCATCTCCTGCAGGGTGTGAGCCACGCCATAGGCTTCCAGCGCCCACACTTCCATCTCGCCAAAACGCTGGCCGCCGAACTGGGCCTTGCCGCCCAACGGCTGCTGCGTGACCAGGCTGTACGGACCGGTAGAACGAGCGTGCACTTTGTCCTCGACCAGGTGATGCAGTTTGAGCATGTTGATGATGCCCACCGTCACCGGTTGCTCGAATGCTTCGCCGGTCTTGCCATCGAACAGCACCATCTTGCCGTTGGTGGGGATCGGCCAGCCTGCCTGTCGGGAGAAGGCCAGCGCCTGCGCCGTCAGGGTTTCGCCGCTGAGGCCGGTGGTATCGCCGCTGTAGCCATGGTGCTTCATCCACTCGAGCAGGCAGATATCGATGACGGCTTCGTTGGCGGCGGGACGCGTATGCATGGGGCGGGTGTCATCCTCGTAGATCATGACGTAAGCCGGGTCATAGCCGCGCTCCCGCAACCAGCGCGCCAAGACGACACGGCGAGCATAGACGGTGTCGAAGAACATCCGCTCGCCATCCACATCTTCGTCCGCCAACCAGTGCTCCAGGTAGGCCAGACGCGCCTCGTGTTCGTTGACAAACTCGCTCGTAGCGCCATTCTCGCCTGCAGCCGCCCCATGCTGGGCGGCGAGCCAACGCCAGGTGGCGTCGGTGGCATCGGTCCAGGCTTTGTCGATCAGCCAGGCGCGAGCCAGTTCGGCCTCGATCTCGCGCTCGGAAGCGCCATCGAAGACCGGGGTCATCACCCGGAAACCGAGCCGGCTGGCGGCCCAGCCCAAGTGCGTCTCCAGAATCTGGCCGATATTCATACGGGCAGGCACACCCAGGGGATTGAGGATGATGTCGACCGGCGTGCCGTCTTCCAGATAAGGCATGTCGGCTTCGGGGACGATGCGGCTGACGACGCCCTTGTTGCCATGGCGGCCGGCCATCTTGTCGCCGGCGGTCAGTTTGCGGCGCTGGGCCACACTCACCCGCACCATCGCCTCCACACCCGGCGAAAGATCGCGGTGGTTGTCGCGGTCGAACTCGCGCACTTCTACCACCTTGCCGCGTTCGCCATGCGGCAACCGCAGCGAGGAGTCTTTCACCTCGCGGGCTTTTTCGCCAAAGATGGCGCGCAACAGCTTCTCCTCGGGCGTCAGTTCGGTCTCGCCTTTGGGTGTGATCTTGCCAACCAGGATGTCGCCGGGCAGCACTTCGGCGCCCACGCGGATGATGCCGCGCTCGTCCAGGTTTTTGAGCGCCTCTTCGCCCACGTTGGGGATGTCGCGCGTGATCTCTTCTGGCCCCAGCTTGGTGTCGCGGGCCTCTACCTCGTACTTCTCGATATGGATCGAGCTGAAGACATCCTCGCGCACCAGGCGCTCGGAGATCAGGATGGCGTCTTCGTAGTTACCGCCTTCCCAGGAAATGAAGGCGCAGAGCACATTGCGGCCCAGGGCGATCTCGCCCGCCTCGGTCGAGCTGGAATCGGCCAGCACATCGCCCTCGGCGACATAGTCGCCCTTGTGCACCACCGCCCGCTGGTTGATGCAGGTGGATTGGTTGGAACGATTGTATTTGCGCAGATCGTAGGTGCGCTCATTGCCATCGTCTTCTTGAACCTTGATCGCCGTCGAGACGGCGCTGACCACGCGGCCGGGCTTGATGGCCACAACCACATGGCCCGAATCGACCGCAGCCGGGAATTCCATGCCGGTGCCCACGACGGGCGCCTCGGGCTGGATCAGCGGCACGGCCTGGCGCTGCATATTCGAACCCATCAAGGCGCGATTGGCGTCGTCGTGTTCGAGGAAGGGGATCAGAGCCGTCGAGACGGAAACAATCTGTTGCGGCGCCACATCCATGTACTGCACCCGATGCGGATCTTCCAATTCGAAGGTCTGATGGCGGCGCACCGAAATGCGATTGCGGACGAAATGACCCATCGTATCCAGCGGCGTCGACGCCTGACCGATGGCGTAGCGATCCTCCTCGTCGGCAGTCAGGTAGATGATCTCTTCGCTGGCCACCGGCTCGACCTCCAGCACGGGGATAGCCTCAGCGTGTGCGGCCAGTTTCTCGGCCAGGGCGGCATCGATGGTCGCTCCGGCCGGGGCCAGCACCTCGCCCGATTCGGGGAGCGTCATGGTCTGCGCCAGGATATGGCCGACGCTGGCGCCGGCATCGTTCACCACCTCGTGCAGCACCTGGCGATAGGGCGTCTCGATGAAGCCATACTCGTTGATCCGGCCATAGGTGGCCAGAGAACCGATCAGGCCGATGTTGGGGCCCTCGGGCGTCTCGATGGGGCAGATGCGACCGTAGTGGGAATGGTGGACGTCGCGCACCTCGAAACCGGCGCGCTCGCGGCGCAGCCCACCCGGCCCCAACGACGAAAGACGGCGCTTGTTGGTCAGTTCGGCCAGGGGGTTGGTCTGATCCATGAACTGGCTGAGCTGCGAACCGCCGAAAAACTCGCGCACCGCCGCCACCACCGGGCGGATGTTGATCAACGACAGTGGGCTGACCTGCTCGGGGTCACGGATGCTCATGCGCTCGCGCACCACCCGCTCCATCCGCAGCAGTCCCACGCGCAATTGGTTCTGCACCAACTCGCCCACCGTCTTCACCCGGCGGTTGCCCAGATGATCGATGTCGTCATCGCTTTCGACGCCGTTGTTGATGCGGATCATCGCCCGCACCACGGCGATCACGTCCTCTTTGGTGAGGACGCGCTGATGGAGTGGCACACCCAGTTGCAGGCGCCGGTTGAGCTTGTAACGGCCCACCTTGCCGAGGTCGTAGCGCCGCGGGTTGAACAACAGGCTATCCAGGTGCGAACGGGCGTTATCCAGCGTCGGTGGGTCCACCGGGCGCAGACGCCGGTAGAAATCCAGCAAGGCCTCTTCGGGCGTGCGCTTGTCTGGATCCTCGCGCTCCAGGGTCGAGAGGATGTACTGGTGCTCCGGCACGTTGTCATCCTCGGCGAACAGGGCCAGGATCTCCTCGTCAGTGCCAAAGCCCATCGCCCGCAGGAGGATGGTCACCGGCAGTTTGCGCTTGCGATCGACCTTGACCGAAATGATGTCGCGTTTGGCCGTTTCCAATTCCAGCCAGGCGCCGCGGTTGGGGATCAGCTTGGCAAAACAGAGTTTGCGCCCGGTTTGGCGGTCTTCTTCAGCCGTGAAGTAGACGCCCGGCGAGCGAATCAACTGGCTGACAACCACGCGCTCGGCCCCGTTATAGACAAACGTGCCGTTGGCGGTCATCTGCGGGAAATCGCCCATGAACACTTCTTGTTCCTGGATCTCGCCCGTCTCGCGGTTGACCAACTTGACCTGCACATACATGGGCGCGAAAAAGGTGGTGTCGCGCTCGCGACACTCGGCCTCTGGATATTTCGGCTCGCCAAAGCGATAGGCGCCGAAGTGAAGCTCCAGGTTCTTGTTATAGGAGACGATCGGAGAGATTTCGTCGAACAGCTCGCGCAGACCTTCTTCTTGGAACCAGCGATATGAATCGAGCTGGACCTTGATCAATTGCGGCAGAGGCATGACCGCGCTGAGGCGGGCGTACGATTTGCGCTTGGCGCCACCGTTGAGGCTGGTGCTGGATGCCATGCTGTAGAAAACTCCTCGCCCTTGCGGGCTGAAGGCGGATTGAC
This window contains:
- a CDS encoding DNA-directed RNA polymerase subunit beta — translated: MPLPQLIKVQLDSYRWFQEEGLRELFDEISPIVSYNKNLELHFGAYRFGEPKYPEAECRERDTTFFAPMYVQVKLVNRETGEIQEQEVFMGDFPQMTANGTFVYNGAERVVVSQLIRSPGVYFTAEEDRQTGRKLCFAKLIPNRGAWLELETAKRDIISVKVDRKRKLPVTILLRAMGFGTDEEILALFAEDDNVPEHQYILSTLEREDPDKRTPEEALLDFYRRLRPVDPPTLDNARSHLDSLLFNPRRYDLGKVGRYKLNRRLQLGVPLHQRVLTKEDVIAVVRAMIRINNGVESDDDIDHLGNRRVKTVGELVQNQLRVGLLRMERVVRERMSIRDPEQVSPLSLINIRPVVAAVREFFGGSQLSQFMDQTNPLAELTNKRRLSSLGPGGLRRERAGFEVRDVHHSHYGRICPIETPEGPNIGLIGSLATYGRINEYGFIETPYRQVLHEVVNDAGASVGHILAQTMTLPESGEVLAPAGATIDAALAEKLAAHAEAIPVLEVEPVASEEIIYLTADEEDRYAIGQASTPLDTMGHFVRNRISVRRHQTFELEDPHRVQYMDVAPQQIVSVSTALIPFLEHDDANRALMGSNMQRQAVPLIQPEAPVVGTGMEFPAAVDSGHVVVAIKPGRVVSAVSTAIKVQEDDGNERTYDLRKYNRSNQSTCINQRAVVHKGDYVAEGDVLADSSSTEAGEIALGRNVLCAFISWEGGNYEDAILISERLVREDVFSSIHIEKYEVEARDTKLGPEEITRDIPNVGEEALKNLDERGIIRVGAEVLPGDILVGKITPKGETELTPEEKLLRAIFGEKAREVKDSSLRLPHGERGKVVEVREFDRDNHRDLSPGVEAMVRVSVAQRRKLTAGDKMAGRHGNKGVVSRIVPEADMPYLEDGTPVDIILNPLGVPARMNIGQILETHLGWAASRLGFRVMTPVFDGASEREIEAELARAWLIDKAWTDATDATWRWLAAQHGAAAGENGATSEFVNEHEARLAYLEHWLADEDVDGERMFFDTVYARRVVLARWLRERGYDPAYVMIYEDDTRPMHTRPAANEAVIDICLLEWMKHHGYSGDTTGLSGETLTAQALAFSRQAGWPIPTNGKMVLFDGKTGEAFEQPVTVGIINMLKLHHLVEDKVHARSTGPYSLVTQQPLGGKAQFGGQRFGEMEVWALEAYGVAHTLQEMLTVKSDDTAGRVKTYEAIVKGEQIAPPGVPESFRVLVKELQSLALSVEVYNENEESIQFTKDDAGEQLPNLGFSLTTPGPMAGRD